Genomic DNA from Desulfuromonas sp. TF:
GGCCCGGGCCGAAAGGCCCAGCCCCCGGTGGACCTCACCCACGATGGCGCTGAAGAAACCCCATTTGTCCTCGGTCTCGCCGTCGCGGTATTCGATCCGGTTGGCCCAGGACCACTTCTCCAGCTTGTAGGTCGCCCCCAGGGAGACGGCGGTGAAATCCTCGGTTTCCCCCGAGGCGGGAGGCACGTCCGTGTCGAAGTCCTCGGCGTCCGCCTCCCTCATGGTGTGGCTGCGGTCGAAGCTGCCGTCCAGGCTCCAGCGCTCGCTCACCTGCCAGGTCTGCCCCAGGCCGAAGAGGGCGAACATCCTGGGGCCGTATTCCCCCGTCTGCTGCTCGAGGGAGCTGCTCACGGTGCCGCCGGTCCAGGGAGTGGTCTTGACGCCGACGCGGGTGGTCTGTGTTTCGGTATCGTCGTCCCGGGTGAATTCCTGGGCCGCGAAGAGGGTGGTGGACTGGGTGAGCTTGAAGTCGGCGCCCAGGGTGGTGCGGGTGGGGAAGTCCCCGCTTTCGTTCTTGCCTCCGAGGGACTGCTCGTGGACGGCGCGCAGCAGGAGGCGCTCATGGGCCTGCCAGGTTCCGCCGAAGAGGGCCTGGGTGGAGCGCTCCGTCTCGCCTCCTTCGAAATCGTCCACCGCCATTCGCAGGCCGGTGGTCAGGCTGTAGCGTCTGGCCTGCCAGGTGAGATCGGTCTGGGCCACGTCCCGCACCGCGTCCGTCTCCAGGTTCACCTGGCGGTAGAGCTGTCCTCCGAGCTCCAGCTCGTTCGTGAGGCGATAGACCCCTTCACCTCCGAACTTGCGCGTCCCTTCCTCGCTTCCGCTCTGCTGGCCGAGACCGAAGCCGTTCTCTAGTTCGCGGACGTAGAGCCTTCCGTCCATCTTCTCGGCGCGGTGCTCCACCTCGGCCAGCCAGGCGCTCCCATTCCGGGAGACGCCCGGCGATTCCGAATCGCTGGTGGAGACCTCCGCCTTCAGCCGGGTCTCCTCCGTGATGTCCCAGGTGGCGTCCAGCCCGTAGAGGTCGCCTTCGGCGTTGTCCTGTTCCTCGTGGATGGCGGTGGCCCCGACCTCGATCCCCTTCTCCGGCCAGCGCAGCGCGGCGCGGCCGCCGTAGTTGAGGGAGGCTTCACCCTTCCCTATGACCTCGTAATCGACCACGATGGTGACGGGATTGAAGTTCTCGTCGCGGCTGGGGATCGGCTCCTTGAAGAAGAGAGTGCCGTCGGAGTAGTCGATGTTGTAGTCGATATGGCGGGTGAGCTCCCGGGAGGAGACGATCACCTCGCTGCGCAGCCGGTCGCGCACCTCGATGGTTACCTCCTCCGAGTTGAGGACGATGTCCCTGCGGGAGAGGCGGTAGAGCCCCGAGGTGCCGTCGCCGCGGATCTCGTCCTTGACGAAGCCCTGCTCGGTGTCGCTGGCGAAGAGGTTGAAGGTCGCGTACTTGCCGTTGTACTCCGATTTGAAGCCGGTCAGTCTTCGGCTGTAGCGGGAGAGCTCGGTCTGGGTCAGCCCGGTGTCGTAGTCGCCGAAGAGGGCATAGAACTGCTCCCGCTCCAGCTTGACGTAGAGCTTCTCGGCGCTGGCGGCGTCGTAGGCCTGCTGGCTGGCGTCGCCGTAGAGGGTGTAGTAGGTGTCCGGATCGATGATCTGGAGCAATTCCTCGTCCTTGCGGTCCGGCTTGTCCGAGTCGTAGGCCAGAGTCAGCAGCCACTTGCCGAGAATCCGTCCCTTGCCGAAGAAGGCCACCCGGCCGTCCTCGTAAAGGTCCTCCTCCACGTTCGAAGGCAGGTTTTCCATGTTGCCGGACACATCGTTGTACCCCACGGTTCCTTCTGCCAAGCCGACCAGGATCCAGTCGCGGAGCTGGGGCTGGAGCCAGGCCCGGATCTCCTGATCGCGGTCGGCCAGCTTGAAGCGAAGGACCACCTCACCCGAGCGGCTGGTCGGCTCCAGTTGGATCAGGGCGACGCCGTCCGGGCCGACCTGGAAGTGGGGCCGGAAGTCCTGCTCCTCCGCCTCGACATTGCGGGCGACGGTCTCCTTCCGGTCCCAGGCCGCGTAGGGTAGGTCCACCGCGAAGTCGCCGACCACCCCTTCCCGGGCTGGGTATCCGTCCTTGTCGGTCAGGCGCACGGCGATGACGGAGGGATTCTTGCCGTCGGCGATGAGGGCGGAATGCTCCGGGGAAAGGACGACCTTCACCGGGGGGCCGGAATAATGCACGTTGCGCTTCAGACGATGGATGACGGCGGCGTCGGCGTTGCGGACGACCAGCTCGAAGGCGTTGTCCCCGTCGTGAATCCCGATCCCCCGCCATTGGCTGACCGCCACCGTGCCGGCGCCGTTCGCGAGGGTTCCCTCGAAGGAAAGGGCGTGCACCGGCTTGCCGTCGAGGAGGAGTTCCACCTTCTCTTTCGGATGGTGCTTGACGGCCGCCTTGATGCTGGGGATAGGCGGTCCGTAAGAGGGTTGAGGCCAGATCCACTCCCGGCCGGGCTGGGCTTTTTCGACCCAGGTTTTGTCGATCTCGGGCATGCGGTCGCCGGGGAGAACCGGGGGCTGATTCAGGTTTTCGAGAGAGCCTTCGCCCGGACGCAGTCCCTCGGTTTCGGTCTTCTGCTCGCCGCTCCGGTCCTTCAGCATCTGAAGGCTGCGCGTCTCGGAAACCTTTTCGCACTGGAACCGCACCTCCACCCTGCGGTTCAGGGCGCGTCCCTCCGCGGTGGAATTGTCCGCGATGGGTCTGGTCTCACCCATGCCGGACAGGACGATTTGGGAGGGGGGCAGCCCCAGGGCGTCGCCGAGATAGCGGCCGACGCTCTTCGCCCGGGCGTCTGAAAGGGCGAAATTATCGGTGTAGAGATGAAGGTTATGCTGTGCGATGGGGATGTTGTCGGTATGTCCCACGACGTAGAGCCGACAAACATCCAGCTTCCTGAGCTTCTCGACGAGTGCGTCCAACTCGGCGTTGTCCTGCTCGGAAAGCTCGGTCCCCCGTGTGGGGAAATGGGGGCGCACGATGAACTCGGGGAGGAGGTCCCGGCTGTAGTCCGAACGGGCCCGCAGGAGGTTTTCGGCCATCGGAGTGCGCTGGTTCTTCTTCTGCGGGGAGTCGAAGGTCAGAAGCGCCCGAACCGGCAGTTCCGCCGGAGCCTTCAGGTCGACCTCGCAGCGGAAAGACACCTCCGCCACCCTGCCTGCGGCAAAGTCGCCGAGACCGAAGGTCGAAATGTTTCCGAACCCGGCCTTAGGATCGTCGAGGGGCGCGCTGTCCAGAGCGCCGGACCCCGGGACGTACCGAAGCCCCTCGGGAAGGATGAGGGAGAGACGCAGGTTGTCCACTGGGACGCCGCCGGTGCGGATCGGCAGCCGGAAAGACGCCTTATCCCCGTCCAGGGAGCCGTTCAGTTCGAGACTCACCTCTCCTTGCGCCCGGGGCTTTAGCGCTACGTGGAAGTCTGTGCGCCACATGGACCCGCCCTGCAGGTCGACGAACTGGGAGTAGGTCCTTCCGGCGAAGCGGCTGTTCTTCTCGCAGGCGACCGCCTCGTATTTTTCCGGCAGGGAGTCGAGGTCGAGCTGGACCACGTGGACGCCGGGTCGGACCCCCTCGAAGTGGAACATCCCGTTCTCGTCGGAGACGACGTAGGTGCCGTCCTCCAGGTAGATGCGCGCTCCGGCGAGTCCGTCCGTCTCCTCCGGCTCCGGTTCGCCGCAACCGCCGGTGAAGACACGCCCCATCAGGAAGGTGGTGCTTCGGAAGAAGTCTTCTTCGACGATCACCGTGGCCCTGGCGGTATTGGAAACGGTCCCCGAGGCGGTCACTGCCTCGGCGGTGTTGATCGCCTCCCCGGGACGGGCGCCGGCGGTTATCTCCGCCACGTAGCGAAGCTCCCTTCTGCCCGCCGCGGGAAGGGCTCCCAAGGCGAAGTTCAGGGTCCGGCCATCGGCGGAAATGGCCGGGTCGGCGATCCGGTTTCCGTCCAGGCGAGCGGAGCCGCTCCGGTAGCGGAAGCCCTTCGGCAGGCGGTCGGTCACGGTGGCCGCGGCGGTGGGGATGGTGTCGGGGTTTTCGACTTCCACGCGGTAGGGGACGAAATCGCCGACGGCCGCCCTGTCCTTGCCGGCGGTCTTCCTGAGCCAGACCCCGTCGGCGGCCACGGGGTCGACGGGAATGTCGATGCGCAGGGCCGGCCCCGGGTTGAGGGAAAACGGCTCGTTCCGGGATCCGGCAACGAGGGCGAAGGGGGCTCCGGGGAGGTCCTGCAGGTCCGCATCGGAGACGGCGGAGGGCGCGGTGTAACCGGGCGGGGTATTGATGTCCAGGCGGTAGTTCCCCGGAGCCACGAAGGGGAAACGATAGGCGCCGCGACTGAAAGTGTACACGTTGCCGACGCTGTCGGTCGCGGTCCCTCCCGAAGTGAGGACGGAGGGATAGAGACTGATGCCGTCATCGCCGAAGACCGTGGCCGGCTCTCCCGTTTCCGCGTTCACCAGGGTGACGACCACTCCGTCCACCGGCAGGCCCGTCCGGCTGTCGAAGACGATGCCGAAGGGGTCGAAAAGGGAGGAGGATACCGAGGAGTCACTGCCGTCCATGATGTCGACGTAGCGCCCCTCCACCGTTCCTGCCTCCAGGACCTCCAGACGGCCGTCGTAGGGTGCCCCCGGCTGGCCGGTGGACTGGATGTAGCCGATGAAGACGCCCGTATCCGGCCCCGTCTCGGTCAGGCGCAGGACCTCCACGTCACCCGTTCCGGTGGCGGTGACCGTCACCAGGACCGTTTCGGCCATCTGCCGGTTCACGTTCTGGTCCGGATCGCTCAGACGGAGGAAGACCGCTTCGCCGCGGTGATAGATGGACGAAGCGGCGAGGGGGATATCCCCCTGCTCCAGGGCGATGGCGTTCCCCGAAGGGGGCTGGACCGGTGCGGAAAGGACCTGGAAGTCGCTCTCGGCCGCGGCGGCGGTCCGGTAGGAGGTGGTCGGCACGGGGACGTATTTCATCTCGGTGGAGGTGGGGGCGTATTTCAGGAACTCGAGGGTCGAGGGGGTGCGCGGCGCCGCCACGGAGAGGAGGCGGACCGTGTTGGAGGGAATGACGGTGTGCGCGTCCGTTCCGAAGGAGACCGCCGCCGTGTTCTCGATCGCCGTCCCGGCGGGGGTGAGGGCGAAAGCGGGGATGGCTCCGAGGAGGTACAGGAGGACGGCCAGGGAGAGGAGCAGCGCCTTTCCGTAGCGGCCCCGCCCGACAAAGGACGCGGCCGACACGGAAAGACGGGCGGACCGGTCTGCAGACCGGCCCGCCATGCGGATTGCAGTTGACTCATGACGTAGAGCGCAAAGGTCCCCCATCCCGGCGGGTTTGCCGGGTTTCGGGTGCGGCTTGGTGGCCGGGATGGGGGGGAGCGCATTGAACATGAAAAGCCAATCTCGTTGTATTTATTGAATTTCGACCTGGAACTTGACGGTTGCTGATTCGCCGGCATCCAGTTCGATGCCGTTCACCGTCACGGTGTTGGTGCCGGTGATGTTCCAATTCCCTTCGTCATCACCATCTGCGTCGGTGAGGGTCGTTTCTGCCCCCCCATAAAGGTTTGGCGCGTCCACCTTGATGGTACCGGTGGAGAAAGCGACAGTGCCGGCGGTAATTTCGGTGTCCAAGCTGTCACTGACCGTGATGCCTGTGGCGGTGGCCGAAGCGCCGCCGCCGTTGCTGATGGTGATGGTATATTCCACCGTCTCGCCGGGGATGTAGTAACCGGTGCCACCGATGACGGCCGAGGACTTTGAGATGGAAAGCTGGGCAGTGCCGACAGTGTAGGTTCCGGAATCCGAGTGCTTACCATCGGTGACGGCGTCGGCGTCGACGGTGGCGGTGCCGGCGGCGTCGACAAAAATGATATCCTCAAGGCCGACAGTATTGCCGCCGGTCTCTGCGAGGGCGATTCCACCGGCGCCGTTGCCGTCCCAAGCCGTGGCGATCAGGTGGTATACGTCAGTCTGGGTGTCAGCGGCCGTACCCGGGGCATCCGCAACGATGAAGATGACTTGATCAGCATCCTTGGCCAGGCTTATGTAAGGCGTAGCGCTGATATTGGTGTCAGAGCCGCTGCTAAAGATGCCGTCCCCATCGTCTTCCCAGACCTGGACGGGGGTATCCATGTTGAAAGTGTTCGCGCCTTCTTCGGTGGTCAGCTTGAGCTGCAGGGATTCCGCAGCCTTGGTATTGCTGTTGTTGGTCACTGTGAACGTGAGGGCATAGCCGGTACCGTTGGGGACTACGGTGGCACCACCGTTGTTCGCCACCACCGGATCGATCTTGTAGTCGACCACGAATTCAGCGGGGGTGCTGGAAATCGATGGGGGGGATACGGTGCCGATCTTGTAGTCGATGGTGGCACTGTTGCTGATGGTCTCTCCGGAATCG
This window encodes:
- a CDS encoding OmpA family protein, giving the protein MFNALPPIPATKPHPKPGKPAGMGDLCALRHESTAIRMAGRSADRSARLSVSAASFVGRGRYGKALLLSLAVLLYLLGAIPAFALTPAGTAIENTAAVSFGTDAHTVIPSNTVRLLSVAAPRTPSTLEFLKYAPTSTEMKYVPVPTTSYRTAAAAESDFQVLSAPVQPPSGNAIALEQGDIPLAASSIYHRGEAVFLRLSDPDQNVNRQMAETVLVTVTATGTGDVEVLRLTETGPDTGVFIGYIQSTGQPGAPYDGRLEVLEAGTVEGRYVDIMDGSDSSVSSSLFDPFGIVFDSRTGLPVDGVVVTLVNAETGEPATVFGDDGISLYPSVLTSGGTATDSVGNVYTFSRGAYRFPFVAPGNYRLDINTPPGYTAPSAVSDADLQDLPGAPFALVAGSRNEPFSLNPGPALRIDIPVDPVAADGVWLRKTAGKDRAAVGDFVPYRVEVENPDTIPTAAATVTDRLPKGFRYRSGSARLDGNRIADPAISADGRTLNFALGALPAAGRRELRYVAEITAGARPGEAINTAEAVTASGTVSNTARATVIVEEDFFRSTTFLMGRVFTGGCGEPEPEETDGLAGARIYLEDGTYVVSDENGMFHFEGVRPGVHVVQLDLDSLPEKYEAVACEKNSRFAGRTYSQFVDLQGGSMWRTDFHVALKPRAQGEVSLELNGSLDGDKASFRLPIRTGGVPVDNLRLSLILPEGLRYVPGSGALDSAPLDDPKAGFGNISTFGLGDFAAGRVAEVSFRCEVDLKAPAELPVRALLTFDSPQKKNQRTPMAENLLRARSDYSRDLLPEFIVRPHFPTRGTELSEQDNAELDALVEKLRKLDVCRLYVVGHTDNIPIAQHNLHLYTDNFALSDARAKSVGRYLGDALGLPPSQIVLSGMGETRPIADNSTAEGRALNRRVEVRFQCEKVSETRSLQMLKDRSGEQKTETEGLRPGEGSLENLNQPPVLPGDRMPEIDKTWVEKAQPGREWIWPQPSYGPPIPSIKAAVKHHPKEKVELLLDGKPVHALSFEGTLANGAGTVAVSQWRGIGIHDGDNAFELVVRNADAAVIHRLKRNVHYSGPPVKVVLSPEHSALIADGKNPSVIAVRLTDKDGYPAREGVVGDFAVDLPYAAWDRKETVARNVEAEEQDFRPHFQVGPDGVALIQLEPTSRSGEVVLRFKLADRDQEIRAWLQPQLRDWILVGLAEGTVGYNDVSGNMENLPSNVEEDLYEDGRVAFFGKGRILGKWLLTLAYDSDKPDRKDEELLQIIDPDTYYTLYGDASQQAYDAASAEKLYVKLEREQFYALFGDYDTGLTQTELSRYSRRLTGFKSEYNGKYATFNLFASDTEQGFVKDEIRGDGTSGLYRLSRRDIVLNSEEVTIEVRDRLRSEVIVSSRELTRHIDYNIDYSDGTLFFKEPIPSRDENFNPVTIVVDYEVIGKGEASLNYGGRAALRWPEKGIEVGATAIHEEQDNAEGDLYGLDATWDITEETRLKAEVSTSDSESPGVSRNGSAWLAEVEHRAEKMDGRLYVRELENGFGLGQQSGSEEGTRKFGGEGVYRLTNELELGGQLYRQVNLETDAVRDVAQTDLTWQARRYSLTTGLRMAVDDFEGGETERSTQALFGGTWQAHERLLLRAVHEQSLGGKNESGDFPTRTTLGADFKLTQSTTLFAAQEFTRDDDTETQTTRVGVKTTPWTGGTVSSSLEQQTGEYGPRMFALFGLGQTWQVSERWSLDGSFDRSHTMREADAEDFDTDVPPASGETEDFTAVSLGATYKLEKWSWANRIEYRDGETEDKWGFFSAIVGEVHRGLGLSARAQIFTTESRTAERTDGELRFGLAYRPLYTRWIVLNRLDYRFEQESSEDFGFNNWRLVNNLNANYKPNRRTQLSLQYGAKYVQENIDGDSYDGFTDLIGVEGRYDLDERWDIGLRGGMLHSWESGQIDFGTGVSIGCNVATNAWVSLGYNFLGFEDEDFSKADFTAQGPFVAFRLKFDQESVREAARQMQNL
- a CDS encoding DUF11 domain-containing protein; the protein is MKHRFTTHLTALAAVALLLFGASQAFAGGTDSGETISNSATIDYKIGTVSPPSISSTPAEFVVDYKIDPVVANNGGATVVPNGTGYALTFTVTNNSNTKAAESLQLKLTTEEGANTFNMDTPVQVWEDDGDGIFSSGSDTNISATPYISLAKDADQVIFIVADAPGTAADTQTDVYHLIATAWDGNGAGGIALAETGGNTVGLEDIIFVDAAGTATVDADAVTDGKHSDSGTYTVGTAQLSISKSSAVIGGTGYYIPGETVEYTITISNGGGASATATGITVSDSLDTEITAGTVAFSTGTIKVDAPNLYGGAETTLTDADGDDEGNWNITGTNTVTVNGIELDAGESATVKFQVEIQ